One stretch of Streptomyces sp. NBC_01363 DNA includes these proteins:
- a CDS encoding helix-turn-helix transcriptional regulator has translation MAAKLDYHWHLRKVMADRGMFSTTDLLPALAERGITLSSSQVYRLVVERPERLSLKILMALLDILDCTMDDLIEPIAAAGTVKKPKKAAVGGSAPDAEGLGGLRPKRARIKGIDRS, from the coding sequence ATGGCCGCCAAGCTCGACTACCACTGGCACCTGCGCAAAGTCATGGCCGACCGCGGGATGTTCTCCACCACCGACCTCCTCCCCGCACTCGCCGAACGCGGCATCACCCTGTCCTCCAGCCAGGTCTACCGGCTCGTCGTCGAGCGACCCGAGCGACTGAGCCTGAAGATCCTCATGGCCCTGCTCGACATCCTCGACTGCACCATGGACGACCTCATCGAGCCCATCGCGGCGGCCGGGACCGTGAAGAAGCCGAAGAAGGCCGCGGTCGGCGGCTCGGCGCCCGATGCGGAGGGACTCGGCGGACTACGGCCAAAGCGAGCACGGATCAAGGGTATTGACCGCTCATGA
- a CDS encoding tyrosine-type recombinase/integrase, with translation MVHQRKVLLAGAAHMELVSGVVQLRPEDAMFDAMLRGWRAQQKSRGLKDETIDPRERLIRRFLDFTNEYPWRWTPAHLDEWSASLTSEKHLAPSTIRSYQGIVRLFTELLIDARYGWGPACEEAFGTFPVAICHEWNTLPHLQDYEGDPEARPFTREELQLFLDYADDQVERAVRAKRKGALAAYRDATLFKVIYGWGLRRTETSKLDVVDFGRNPQARQFGRYGTLNVRYGKAKKGQPPRRRNVLSVMDWAVEAVADYVENVRPRFGFPDHPALWITERGGRLQPGSINDRFEAYRDALGLPKELTPHGLRHSYVTHLTEDGVDRRFIQQQVGHECDSSLAIYTHVSDDFMNTSLHKALAPAFAGA, from the coding sequence GTGGTGCATCAGCGCAAGGTGCTCCTGGCCGGGGCGGCCCACATGGAGCTCGTCTCCGGGGTGGTCCAGCTGCGTCCCGAGGACGCGATGTTCGACGCGATGCTGCGAGGCTGGCGTGCTCAGCAGAAGTCGCGAGGGCTGAAGGACGAGACGATCGACCCGAGGGAACGGCTGATCCGCCGGTTCCTGGACTTCACGAACGAGTACCCGTGGCGATGGACGCCCGCCCACCTGGACGAGTGGTCGGCGTCGTTGACGAGCGAGAAGCACTTGGCGCCGTCGACGATTCGCAGCTACCAGGGCATTGTCCGGCTGTTCACCGAGCTCCTCATCGACGCCCGCTACGGCTGGGGTCCGGCATGTGAGGAAGCCTTCGGCACCTTTCCGGTGGCGATCTGCCATGAGTGGAATACCCTGCCTCACCTGCAGGATTACGAAGGCGACCCGGAGGCGAGGCCCTTCACGCGGGAAGAGTTGCAGCTCTTCCTCGACTACGCCGACGACCAGGTCGAACGAGCGGTACGGGCGAAACGCAAGGGCGCCTTGGCGGCCTACCGCGACGCCACGTTGTTCAAGGTGATCTACGGGTGGGGCCTACGCCGGACCGAGACCTCCAAGCTCGACGTGGTCGACTTTGGACGCAACCCGCAGGCCCGGCAGTTCGGCCGGTACGGCACGCTCAACGTCCGCTACGGCAAGGCGAAGAAGGGCCAGCCGCCACGACGGCGGAACGTGCTGTCGGTGATGGACTGGGCCGTCGAAGCGGTCGCCGACTACGTCGAGAACGTCCGCCCCCGCTTCGGATTCCCCGATCATCCGGCCCTGTGGATCACCGAGCGCGGTGGCCGTCTGCAGCCCGGCTCGATCAACGACCGGTTCGAGGCATACCGGGACGCCCTGGGGCTGCCCAAAGAGTTGACCCCGCACGGACTTCGCCACTCATACGTCACGCATCTGACCGAGGACGGGGTGGACCGGCGCTTCATCCAGCAGCAGGTCGGCCACGAGTGCGACAGCTCCCTGGCCATCTACACGCACGTCAGCGACGACTTCATGAACACTTCCCTGCACAAGGCACTGGCCCCGGCGTTCGCCGGGGCCTGA